From the Fusobacterium ulcerans ATCC 49185 genome, the window CTTTTTGGCATAATCCACAAGAGATACATTTATCTTCATTTACTTCAGCAATTCCTTTATCATTTACTTTAATTGCATTTACTGGACATACTCTTTCACAGTCTCCATGTCCTAAACATGAATAAACACATGATTTATCTCCACCTGCATAAAGCATCATTGCAGCACAAGTTTGAAGTTCTCCATCAAATTCATATATTTTAGTAGTTCTTGTATTATCTCCTTGGCATAATACTTTAGCAACTATTTTTTCATCAGATACTTCTACTGTAGCTCCCATAATCTGCCCTATTCCTTCAGCTACACTAGCTCCTCCTGGGGCACATAGTGACATTCCTGCACCTTCATTTACAACTGCTGCTGCATATCCAGCACATCCAGGAAATCCACATCCTCCACAGTTTGCACCAGGAAGAATACCCATTATTTGTTCTATTTTTGGGTCCACTTCAACTTCAAATTTCTTTGAAGCAAAGGCCAAGAACAACCCCATAGCAAGACCTGTTAGTCCTAAAACCAACACAGGCATTATTACTGCGTTCATATTAACCTCCAAAATATTTATATTTGCATTCCACTAAATCCCATAAACGCCATAGCAAGAAGACCAGCTGATATAAATGCAATTGGTACTCCTTTAAATGGTGCTGGAATAGCTGAGTATTCTATTCTTTCTCTGATACCAGCAAGTAATACTAATGCTAGTGAGAATCCTACTGCAACAGAAAATCCATTTACTAATGTTTCAATAAAATTGAAACCTTCTTGTATATTGATGATTGCTACCCCTAGTACTGCACAGTTAGTTGTAATAAGAGGAAGGAATACTCCAAGAGCTTTATAAAGACTTGGTGAAGTC encodes:
- a CDS encoding RnfABCDGE type electron transport complex subunit B, with the translated sequence MNAVIMPVLVLGLTGLAMGLFLAFASKKFEVEVDPKIEQIMGILPGANCGGCGFPGCAGYAAAVVNEGAGMSLCAPGGASVAEGIGQIMGATVEVSDEKIVAKVLCQGDNTRTTKIYEFDGELQTCAAMMLYAGGDKSCVYSCLGHGDCERVCPVNAIKVNDKGIAEVNEDKCISCGLCQKACPKKVISMLPQNKKVTVLCSSKEKGATARKACSTACIGCGLCKKACPVDAITVENNLAKIDPEKCIQCGLCAAKCPTNAIKSEIKEVKKAEIIEEKCVGCTLCAKVCPVGAVEGELKAKHKIDQEKCIGCGLCFDKCKLKAIKMNVIERRD
- the rsxA gene encoding electron transport complex subunit RsxA translates to MTFGSIFSIIVGSIFINNVIFAKFLGCCPFMGVSKKIDASLGMGMAVTFVITLASGITWLVYHFLLAPFGLDYLQTIAFILIIAALVQFVEMAIAKTSPSLYKALGVFLPLITTNCAVLGVAIINIQEGFNFIETLVNGFSVAVGFSLALVLLAGIRERIEYSAIPAPFKGVPIAFISAGLLAMAFMGFSGMQI